From a region of the Microterricola gilva genome:
- a CDS encoding heme oxygenase (biliverdin-producing), whose product MPKLISSEQHASDSTTAEDSLSLGARLRTETHDQHRSTESRPFIVSLMKGELSLEDYTRYLAQMAWVYEALESRTPSETDFAIYDARLDRLAEIENDLVALGAADWRTSHPALASTERYAARLRELVATDDPRFVAHHYTRYLGDLSGGQAISRLVARHYAATDEQLAFYRFDGIENHVQFKRAYREQLDALPLSDEQSAAVVAEALAAFEFNGALFDELHHATAAA is encoded by the coding sequence ATGCCTAAGCTAATCTCCTCCGAGCAGCACGCCTCTGACAGCACCACCGCAGAGGACTCACTGTCCCTGGGAGCACGGCTCCGCACCGAAACGCACGACCAGCACCGCTCGACCGAGTCGCGCCCGTTCATCGTGTCGCTGATGAAGGGCGAGCTCTCCCTCGAGGACTACACGCGCTACCTCGCGCAGATGGCCTGGGTGTACGAGGCCCTCGAATCGCGCACGCCGAGCGAAACCGACTTCGCCATCTACGACGCGCGCCTGGACCGGCTCGCCGAGATCGAGAATGACCTGGTCGCCCTCGGTGCGGCCGACTGGCGCACGAGCCACCCGGCCCTGGCGTCGACCGAGCGCTACGCGGCACGTCTGCGCGAGCTCGTTGCCACCGACGACCCCCGTTTCGTGGCGCACCACTACACCCGCTACCTCGGTGACCTCTCCGGTGGCCAGGCAATCTCGCGCCTCGTCGCGCGGCACTACGCGGCCACCGACGAGCAGCTCGCCTTCTACCGTTTCGACGGCATCGAGAACCACGTGCAGTTCAAGCGCGCCTACCGCGAGCAGCTCGACGCCCTGCCGCTCAGCGATGAGCAGAGCGCAGCGGTCGTCGCTGAGGCGCTCGCGGCGTTCGAGTTCAACGGTGCGCTCTTCGACGAGCTGCACCACGCAACCGCAGCAGCCTGA
- a CDS encoding MFS transporter, protein MATSETPTATFNGRLALLLAMAMFVLVVDTSIMNVSISAVVRDVGTTVSGVQSAIALEALVSAAFILIGSKVGDLIGRKRAYVIGLLCYAAGAIAMTLAQSLLPIIIFWAVIGGLGASLLLPAMQSLIHGNFHGAEQKRVYALVGASAAIAAAVGPLLGGLITTLLSWRVAFALEAVVIAVVLLGIKLVHDVPYTGSRQVDVVGSLLSVVGMGGIVIGILVWQEGGEAVGALIAVGVFGLGGLAYWLVRRKRNNKAVLLDPGLFSSKPFRLGVSQQLLQQIALGGTMIVLPIYLQMVLGYNALQAGLSIAPLSLSMFGVAMLVGRRPGNRRPATLVMWGFLLLLAGLVILIPIVPRADTGWWLLVPLFISGCGLGLLVSQLNNYTLSPISDERVSEAAGVNSAAGSFGLSFGLAFAGAIMLAALSLIFTSMAMSSTVLPSDEKEQVAAVLEEDAQIMSNVELEALLVGQPADIQDEIIRINTEARPIALQLALLIPIVAALLGLLNTIRMRRIPDPPPATSEGLVL, encoded by the coding sequence ATGGCTACATCGGAAACACCAACGGCCACGTTCAACGGCAGGCTCGCGCTGCTCCTGGCGATGGCGATGTTCGTGCTCGTCGTCGACACCTCGATCATGAACGTCTCGATCTCGGCCGTGGTGCGCGACGTCGGAACAACCGTCAGTGGGGTGCAGTCGGCGATTGCGCTCGAGGCCCTCGTCTCCGCCGCCTTCATCCTGATCGGGAGCAAGGTCGGCGATCTGATCGGGCGCAAGCGCGCATACGTGATCGGCCTGCTCTGCTACGCCGCCGGCGCCATCGCGATGACCCTGGCCCAGAGTCTGCTGCCCATCATCATCTTCTGGGCCGTGATCGGCGGGCTCGGCGCCTCGCTGCTCCTGCCGGCCATGCAGTCCCTCATCCACGGCAACTTCCACGGGGCGGAGCAGAAGCGGGTCTACGCCCTGGTCGGGGCCTCGGCGGCCATCGCGGCCGCGGTCGGCCCGCTGCTCGGCGGACTCATCACGACGCTCCTCTCCTGGCGGGTCGCCTTCGCGCTCGAGGCGGTCGTGATCGCGGTCGTGCTGCTCGGCATCAAGCTCGTGCACGACGTGCCGTACACCGGGTCGCGCCAGGTCGACGTGGTCGGATCCCTGCTGTCCGTGGTCGGCATGGGCGGCATCGTCATCGGCATCCTCGTCTGGCAGGAGGGCGGCGAGGCGGTCGGCGCGCTGATCGCCGTCGGTGTGTTCGGCCTCGGCGGGCTCGCCTACTGGCTGGTGCGGCGCAAGCGGAACAACAAGGCGGTACTGCTGGACCCCGGCCTGTTCAGCTCGAAGCCGTTCCGGCTCGGCGTCAGCCAACAGTTGCTGCAGCAGATCGCGCTCGGCGGCACGATGATCGTGTTGCCGATCTACCTCCAGATGGTGCTCGGCTACAACGCGCTCCAGGCCGGCCTCTCGATCGCGCCGCTCTCGCTCAGTATGTTCGGCGTCGCGATGCTCGTCGGCAGGCGCCCGGGCAATCGCCGGCCGGCGACCCTCGTCATGTGGGGATTCCTGTTGCTGCTCGCCGGACTCGTCATTCTCATCCCGATCGTTCCGCGAGCGGATACCGGCTGGTGGCTGCTCGTCCCGCTGTTCATCTCCGGCTGCGGGCTCGGCCTGCTGGTCTCCCAGCTGAACAACTACACGCTGTCGCCGATCTCCGACGAGCGGGTGAGCGAGGCGGCCGGCGTCAACTCGGCGGCCGGCTCCTTCGGGCTGTCGTTCGGCCTCGCATTCGCCGGCGCGATCATGCTCGCGGCGCTCTCGCTGATCTTCACCAGCATGGCCATGTCGAGCACGGTCCTGCCCTCTGACGAGAAGGAACAGGTCGCCGCCGTCCTGGAGGAGGACGCTCAGATCATGAGCAACGTCGAACTCGAGGCACTCCTGGTTGGCCAGCCGGCCGACATCCAGGACGAGATCATCCGCATCAACACCGAGGCGAGGCCGATCGCGCTTCAGCTCGCGCTGCTCATCCCGATCGTCGCCGCACTCCTCGGCCTGCTGAACACCATCAGGATGCGCCGCATCCCCGATCCGCCGCCCGCCACGAGCGAGGGCCTCGTGCTCTAG